The following coding sequences lie in one Corynebacterium humireducens NBRC 106098 = DSM 45392 genomic window:
- the glmU gene encoding bifunctional UDP-N-acetylglucosamine diphosphorylase/glucosamine-1-phosphate N-acetyltransferase GlmU, whose translation MPQKNRCAVVVLAAGAGTRMKSAKQKTLHEIGGRTLLSHALHAAAGVDPEHIVAVIGHQRDQVAPATEAVAAELGREVLQAVQEEQNGTGHAVQCGLTPIPDFDGTVLVTNGDVPLLTPETLRALLEAHTASPTAVTVLSMRLDDPTGYGRIVRDDAGEVTAIVEQKDATPEVLEIDEVNSGVFAFDGALLRDALTKLDTDNAQGELYITDVLGIAREAGHTVRAHVAADPRELAGVNDRVQLAEAGRELNRRTVEAAMRGGATVIDPASTFIGVNVTVGQDVVIHPGTQLWGATSIGDNAVIGPDTTLTDMTVGRGASVIRTHGERSVIGENASVGPYTYIRPNTVLGENGKLGGFVEAKNATIGRGSKVPHLTYIGDATVGEESNIGASSVFVNYDGVTKHHTTIGSHVRTGSDTMFIAPVTVGDGAYSGAGTVIREDVPPGALAVSGGPQRTIEGWVERKRPGSPAAEAAAAARAAGESENDNATNQEG comes from the coding sequence ATGCCCCAGAAGAACCGTTGCGCCGTGGTGGTACTCGCCGCCGGCGCAGGAACCCGCATGAAGTCAGCGAAGCAGAAGACCCTGCACGAGATCGGCGGGCGCACCCTGCTCTCCCACGCGCTGCACGCCGCCGCCGGGGTCGACCCCGAGCACATCGTCGCGGTCATCGGCCACCAGCGTGACCAGGTCGCCCCGGCCACCGAGGCCGTGGCCGCGGAGCTGGGCCGCGAGGTGCTGCAGGCCGTCCAGGAGGAGCAGAACGGCACGGGCCACGCCGTGCAGTGCGGGCTGACCCCGATCCCGGACTTCGACGGCACGGTGCTGGTCACCAACGGTGACGTCCCGCTGCTCACCCCGGAGACGCTGCGCGCCCTCCTGGAGGCCCACACCGCCTCCCCCACCGCCGTCACGGTCCTGTCCATGCGTCTCGACGACCCCACCGGTTACGGCCGCATCGTCCGTGACGACGCCGGCGAGGTCACCGCCATCGTCGAGCAGAAGGACGCCACCCCGGAGGTCCTGGAGATCGACGAGGTCAACTCCGGCGTCTTCGCCTTCGACGGTGCCCTCCTCCGCGACGCGCTGACCAAGCTCGACACCGACAACGCGCAGGGCGAGCTCTACATCACCGACGTCCTCGGCATCGCCCGCGAGGCCGGGCACACCGTGCGTGCCCACGTCGCCGCCGACCCGCGTGAGCTGGCCGGCGTCAACGACCGCGTCCAGCTCGCCGAGGCCGGCCGTGAGCTCAACCGCCGCACCGTGGAGGCCGCCATGCGCGGCGGCGCGACCGTCATCGACCCGGCCTCGACCTTCATCGGCGTGAACGTCACCGTCGGGCAGGACGTGGTCATCCACCCGGGCACCCAGTTGTGGGGCGCGACCTCCATCGGCGACAACGCCGTCATCGGCCCGGACACCACCCTCACCGACATGACCGTGGGCCGCGGCGCCTCGGTGATCCGCACCCACGGTGAGCGTTCCGTCATCGGGGAGAACGCCAGCGTCGGCCCGTACACCTACATCCGTCCGAACACCGTCCTCGGTGAGAACGGCAAGCTCGGCGGCTTCGTCGAGGCCAAGAACGCGACCATCGGCCGCGGCTCCAAGGTGCCGCACCTGACCTACATCGGCGACGCCACCGTCGGCGAGGAGTCCAACATCGGCGCCTCCTCCGTCTTCGTCAACTACGACGGCGTGACCAAGCACCACACCACGATCGGTTCGCACGTCCGCACCGGTTCCGACACCATGTTCATCGCTCCGGTGACCGTGGGTGACGGTGCGTATTCCGGGGCGGGTACAGTAATCCGCGAGGACGTTCCCCCGGGAGCCCTCGCCGTGTCCGGCGGACCGCAGCGCACCATCGAGGGCTGGGTCGAACGGAAGCGACCGGGCAGCCCGGCCGCGGAGGCGGCGGCCGCAGCGCGGGCAGCCGGGGAATCTGAGAACGACAACGCAACCAACCAGGAAGGTTAA
- a CDS encoding ribose-phosphate diphosphokinase, whose product MTPHWTESQKNMMLFSGRAHPELGEAVAKELDYELTPTTARDFANGEIFIRFEESVRGADCFVIQSHTQPLNKWLMEQLIMIDALKRGSAKRITAILPFYPYARQDKKHRGREPISARLVADLLAAAGADRIVSVDLHTDQIQGFFDGPVDHMHAMPILTDYIISKYSLDNLCVVSPDAGRVKVAEKWANTLGGAPMAFVHKTRSVDVANEVVSNRVVGDVEGKDCILLDDMIDTGGTIAGAVRVLKEAGAKSVVIACTHGVFSDPARERLSDCGAEEVITTDTLPQSTEGWKNLTVLSIAPLLAKTIHEIFENGSVTTLFEGEA is encoded by the coding sequence ATGACTCCGCACTGGACTGAAAGCCAAAAGAACATGATGCTGTTCTCCGGGCGTGCACACCCGGAGCTCGGCGAGGCGGTGGCGAAGGAGCTCGACTACGAGCTCACCCCCACCACGGCACGGGACTTCGCCAACGGCGAGATCTTCATCCGCTTCGAGGAGTCCGTGCGTGGCGCGGACTGCTTCGTCATCCAGTCGCACACGCAGCCGCTGAACAAGTGGCTCATGGAGCAGCTGATCATGATCGACGCGCTCAAGCGCGGCTCCGCGAAGCGCATCACCGCGATCCTGCCCTTCTACCCGTACGCACGCCAGGACAAGAAGCACCGCGGCCGTGAGCCGATCTCCGCCCGCCTGGTCGCCGACCTGCTGGCCGCCGCCGGCGCGGACCGTATCGTGTCCGTCGACCTGCACACGGATCAGATCCAGGGCTTCTTCGACGGTCCGGTCGACCACATGCACGCCATGCCGATCCTCACGGACTACATCATCTCCAAGTACTCCCTGGACAACCTGTGCGTGGTGTCCCCGGACGCCGGCCGCGTGAAGGTCGCCGAGAAGTGGGCCAACACCCTGGGTGGTGCGCCGATGGCGTTCGTCCACAAGACCCGCAGCGTCGACGTGGCCAACGAGGTCGTGTCCAACCGCGTCGTCGGTGACGTCGAGGGCAAGGACTGCATCCTCCTCGACGACATGATCGACACCGGCGGCACCATCGCCGGCGCCGTCCGCGTTCTGAAGGAGGCCGGCGCGAAGTCGGTCGTCATCGCCTGCACCCACGGCGTCTTCTCCGACCCGGCCCGCGAGCGTCTGTCCGACTGTGGCGCGGAGGAGGTCATCACGACCGACACCCTGCCGCAGTCCACCGAGGGCTGGAAGAACCTCACCGTCCTGTCCATCGCCCCGCTGCTGGCCAAGACGATCCACGAGATCTTCGAGAACGGCTCCGTCACCACCCTCTTCGAGGGCGAGGCCTAG
- a CDS encoding antitoxin VbhA family protein, whose product MGSTMTRTTTTTERARRVSVARHNGRMEGVEVTPAMRADAEAYISGALGVTELLARTRARYGLH is encoded by the coding sequence ATGGGATCCACTATGACCCGGACCACGACCACCACTGAACGTGCCCGGCGGGTGTCCGTCGCGCGTCACAACGGCCGCATGGAGGGCGTCGAGGTGACCCCCGCGATGCGTGCCGACGCCGAGGCCTACATCTCCGGCGCACTGGGCGTCACCGAACTCCTCGCCCGCACACGAGCCCGATATGGCCTCCACTGA
- a CDS encoding Fic/DOC family protein, with the protein MASTDGPDPYLDPLTGVFRNKVGARTPEALTAAEGDLSFARMLELLDDPPPHTTDLAELRAIHRHLFQDVYDWAGELRTVDLRKSADPFLPVPMIERAAHHAFEELRAEKYLRGLPRHRFIGRLAHHYDQLNYIHPFREGNGRAQRYFWSRVAREAGWELDWRSVEGPVNDEACRIAAEKQDLGPLRAMFGEVVVGPVTPSAE; encoded by the coding sequence ATGGCCTCCACTGACGGGCCGGACCCGTACCTCGACCCGCTGACCGGCGTCTTCCGCAACAAGGTCGGTGCCCGCACGCCGGAGGCACTCACCGCCGCGGAGGGGGACCTCAGCTTCGCGCGGATGCTGGAGCTTCTCGACGATCCCCCGCCCCACACCACCGACCTCGCCGAACTGCGCGCCATCCACCGCCACCTGTTCCAGGACGTCTACGACTGGGCCGGTGAGCTGCGTACCGTCGACCTGCGGAAGTCGGCCGACCCCTTCCTCCCGGTACCGATGATCGAGCGTGCCGCCCACCACGCCTTCGAGGAGCTGCGCGCCGAGAAGTACCTGCGGGGGCTGCCCCGTCACCGTTTCATCGGGAGGCTGGCCCACCACTACGACCAGCTCAACTACATCCACCCGTTCCGGGAGGGCAACGGCCGCGCCCAGCGTTATTTCTGGTCCCGGGTCGCCCGCGAGGCGGGGTGGGAGCTCGACTGGCGCTCGGTGGAGGGACCCGTCAACGACGAGGCCTGCCGCATCGCCGCCGAGAAGCAGGACCTGGGTCCGCTGCGGGCGATGTTCGGGGAGGTCGTCGTCGGTCCGGTCACACCTTCTGCGGAATGA